One part of the Cryptosporangium phraense genome encodes these proteins:
- a CDS encoding flavin-containing monooxygenase, producing MPDELPAEVRVLVVGAGCGGLAVAAHLRAAGYRSAGDLLIIEKADEVGGTWRDNTYPECACDVQSVLYSFSFAPNPDWPNSYGRQPDILRYLIRTTRESGLIDHIRFGCELVDAVWDGTHWVATTSQGTVRAQVLVAATGALSAPRLPDLPGIGTFAGQAFHSARWDHSVPLAGRRVGVVGTGASAVQFVPAIAPEVGRLTVFQRTPGWVLPRGDRPYVAGERALYRRWPITQKISRGTTYVYRESMVVGMAHVPRALPAFQLVAETHLKRQVRDPELREKLRPPFQIGCKRALLSDDWFPALQRPNVELVTAAAAEVTPTGVVDATGRGHDLDVLIFGTGFTPTEPPVARLLTGSAGRSLAETWDGSPRAHLGITVHGFPNLFLMYGPNTNLGHSSIIYMLESQARYVVDAVRTLDRGRLASVEVRAEVESAGADAMQRQLAHSVWNTGGCASWYLDRNGRNSVMWPTFTWRYRQRTRRFDLDSYHLKAV from the coding sequence GTGCCCGACGAGCTCCCCGCCGAGGTACGGGTCCTGGTCGTCGGCGCCGGCTGCGGAGGACTCGCGGTCGCCGCGCACCTCCGCGCGGCCGGCTACCGGTCCGCCGGCGATCTGCTGATCATCGAGAAAGCCGACGAGGTCGGCGGCACCTGGCGCGACAACACGTATCCGGAGTGCGCCTGCGACGTGCAGTCGGTGCTGTACTCGTTCTCGTTCGCGCCGAACCCGGACTGGCCGAACTCGTACGGACGGCAGCCGGACATCCTCCGGTACCTGATCCGGACGACGCGGGAGTCCGGGCTGATCGACCACATCCGGTTCGGCTGCGAGCTGGTCGACGCGGTCTGGGACGGGACCCACTGGGTCGCGACGACGTCGCAGGGCACCGTGCGCGCGCAGGTGCTGGTCGCCGCGACCGGGGCGCTGTCGGCCCCGCGCCTGCCCGACCTGCCGGGGATCGGGACGTTCGCCGGCCAGGCGTTCCACTCGGCGCGCTGGGACCACTCGGTGCCGCTGGCCGGCCGGCGGGTCGGCGTCGTCGGCACCGGCGCGTCGGCGGTGCAGTTCGTGCCCGCGATCGCGCCCGAGGTCGGTCGCCTGACCGTGTTCCAGCGGACGCCCGGCTGGGTGTTGCCCCGGGGCGACCGGCCGTACGTCGCCGGGGAGCGGGCGCTGTACCGGCGCTGGCCGATCACCCAGAAGATCTCCCGCGGGACGACGTACGTGTACCGGGAGAGCATGGTCGTCGGCATGGCCCACGTGCCCCGGGCGTTACCGGCGTTCCAGCTGGTCGCCGAGACGCACCTCAAGCGTCAGGTGCGCGATCCCGAGCTGCGCGAGAAACTGCGGCCGCCGTTCCAGATCGGCTGCAAGCGCGCACTGCTCTCCGACGACTGGTTCCCGGCTCTGCAGCGGCCGAACGTCGAGCTGGTGACGGCGGCGGCGGCCGAGGTGACGCCGACCGGCGTCGTCGACGCGACCGGCCGCGGGCACGACCTCGACGTGCTGATCTTCGGTACCGGGTTCACGCCGACCGAGCCGCCGGTGGCGCGGCTGCTGACCGGCTCGGCCGGCCGGTCGCTGGCCGAGACCTGGGACGGCAGCCCGCGGGCGCACCTGGGCATCACCGTGCACGGGTTCCCGAACCTGTTCCTGATGTACGGCCCGAACACGAACCTCGGGCACAGCTCGATCATCTACATGCTCGAGTCGCAGGCCCGCTACGTCGTCGACGCGGTCCGGACGCTCGACCGGGGGCGGCTGGCGTCGGTCGAGGTCCGCGCGGAGGTGGAGTCGGCCGGGGCCGACGCCATGCAGCGGCAGCTCGCCCACTCGGTCTGGAACACCGGTGGCTGCGCGAGCTGGTACCTCGACCGCAACGGCCGCAACAGCGTGATGTGGCCGACGTTCACCTGGCGGTACCGGCAGCGCACCCGCCGCTTCGACCTCGACAGTTACCACCTGAAGGCGGTTTGA
- a CDS encoding GMC oxidoreductase, giving the protein MHYDVLVVGSGFGGSVTALRLTEKGYRVGVLEAGRRFDSGSYPKTSWDLRRYLWAPQLGCYGLQRIHLLPDVLVMAGAGVGGGSLNYANTLYQPPASFFEDPQWAGITDWASELEPHYDQARRMLGVTLNPTVTPADVVMRRVADEIGAGDTWRPTPVGVYFGPTGGDPFFGGAGPDRVACTECGSCMTGCRVGAKNTLTQNYLYLAEQAGAEVHPLTTVRSIRPGWTVETVRSGRRSQRRTFTADHVVLAAGTYGTQRLLHAMKDRGALPKLSGRLGHQTRTNSEAVLAATSRHRRTDYTRGVAITASFHPDPTTHVEPVRYGPGSNVIGLLQTLLVDGGRGPRWLRALKVAARNPGALWRSLSVRHWSERTVIALVMQEHDDSLVVSGKRGLLGGQRLRTRPGPGEPPPRWIPVGHDVVRRLARLVEGDPGGSFADLANIPMTAHFIGGCGVGASAEEGVIDPYHRVHGYPGLSIVDGSTVSANLGVNPALTITALAERASSFWPNRGEADPRPEPGAAYRRISPVAPADPAVPAHAPAALLFPTIPVREQS; this is encoded by the coding sequence GTGCACTACGACGTCCTAGTGGTCGGCAGCGGGTTCGGCGGGAGCGTCACCGCGCTGCGGCTGACCGAGAAGGGGTACCGGGTCGGGGTACTGGAGGCCGGGCGCCGGTTCGACTCCGGCTCGTATCCGAAGACCTCGTGGGACCTGCGGCGGTACCTGTGGGCACCGCAGCTCGGGTGCTACGGGCTGCAGCGGATCCACCTGCTGCCCGACGTCCTGGTGATGGCCGGGGCGGGGGTCGGCGGTGGGTCGCTGAACTACGCGAACACGCTGTACCAGCCGCCGGCGTCGTTCTTCGAGGATCCGCAGTGGGCCGGCATCACCGACTGGGCGTCGGAGCTGGAGCCGCACTACGACCAGGCCCGACGGATGCTGGGCGTCACGCTCAACCCGACGGTGACGCCGGCCGACGTCGTGATGCGTCGCGTCGCCGACGAGATCGGGGCCGGCGACACCTGGCGCCCGACGCCGGTCGGGGTGTACTTCGGGCCGACGGGCGGAGACCCGTTCTTCGGCGGAGCGGGGCCGGACCGGGTGGCCTGCACCGAGTGCGGGTCGTGCATGACCGGCTGCCGGGTCGGGGCGAAGAACACGCTGACCCAGAACTACCTGTACCTGGCCGAGCAGGCCGGCGCCGAGGTGCACCCGCTCACCACCGTGCGCTCGATCCGCCCGGGCTGGACCGTCGAGACGGTCCGCAGTGGACGCCGATCACAGCGCCGGACGTTCACCGCCGACCACGTCGTGCTGGCGGCCGGGACCTACGGCACCCAGCGACTGCTGCACGCGATGAAGGACCGCGGGGCGCTGCCGAAGCTGTCGGGACGGCTCGGGCACCAGACCCGGACGAACTCCGAAGCGGTGCTGGCCGCCACCTCCCGGCACCGGCGAACCGACTACACCAGGGGCGTGGCGATCACGGCCTCTTTCCACCCGGACCCGACCACCCACGTCGAGCCCGTCCGCTACGGGCCGGGGAGCAACGTCATCGGGTTGCTGCAGACGCTGCTGGTGGACGGCGGGCGGGGTCCGCGCTGGCTCCGTGCGCTCAAGGTCGCGGCCCGCAATCCCGGGGCCCTGTGGCGCAGCCTGTCGGTGCGTCACTGGTCGGAGAGGACCGTGATCGCGCTGGTGATGCAGGAGCACGACGACTCGCTGGTCGTGTCGGGCAAGCGCGGCCTCCTCGGCGGGCAGCGGCTGCGGACCCGTCCCGGGCCGGGAGAACCGCCGCCGCGCTGGATCCCGGTCGGGCACGACGTCGTGCGCCGGTTGGCCCGCCTGGTCGAGGGGGATCCGGGCGGATCGTTCGCCGACCTCGCCAACATCCCGATGACCGCGCACTTCATCGGGGGCTGCGGCGTCGGGGCGTCGGCCGAGGAGGGCGTGATCGATCCGTACCACCGGGTGCACGGGTACCCGGGGCTGTCGATCGTGGACGGGTCGACCGTGTCGGCGAACCTCGGCGTGAACCCGGCCCTGACGATCACCGCGCTGGCCGAGCGGGCGTCGTCGTTCTGGCCCAACCGCGGCGAGGCGGATCCCCGGCCCGAGCCGGGAGCAGCCTACCGGCGGATCTCCCCGGTGGCGCCGGCCGACCCGGCGGTGCCCGCGCACGCCCCGGCCGCGCTGCTGTTTCCCACGATCCCGGTACGGGAGCAGTCGTGA